One Streptomyces sp. P9-A2 DNA window includes the following coding sequences:
- a CDS encoding AMP-dependent synthetase/ligase → MRDLALAPQAASPLTGGLADSLFKTAAESPNLPMLARRADPASASWEEVTALEFRNQVVDLAKGLVASGLSPGSRVAIMARTRYEWTVLCYALWTVGAEVVPIYPTSSREQVEWILRDSGCVAVVVEDEQSVMTVGSVCAALPRLRHVWQLDSGALDQLVARGEYIPPATVDSLRRIVLPDSTAVIAYTSGTSGQAMGCALSHRNLAAPCDTLLEGWSRTAAEPGEQGVVLAFLPFSHVYGLMIQGLCVRGGLLMGHEPDLGSEALSLALRTLRPTYLYAVPSLLEKIYKNFLRASQQAGRGALFERAADTARDFAAAVERQRLGRGSGPGLDLRVQHALYERTVYRRLRAALGGRVRRATSGGSTLSRDLSLFYEGIGIYVHDGYGLTETSGGVTMQPLGREKSGTVGRALPGNEIRVADDGEILVRGPSVFQGYAGDEAATLTALAGGWLATGDIGRLDSEGYLTITGRKKDIIITSSGKSVAPAALEQRLRMHPLVHQAVVVGDDRPCVGALITLDPEFLTHWRGALSMPGDAPTREAREENALREEIARAVTAANSSVSRSESIRVFRVLPEPFDVTNGLLTPSMKLRRDEIVQRYALEIDAMYHSRSRPEREPLPEEPSVWDDSDNVFR, encoded by the coding sequence ATGCGCGACCTCGCTCTCGCTCCCCAGGCCGCCTCACCCCTGACGGGCGGCCTCGCGGACAGCCTCTTCAAGACGGCGGCCGAGAGCCCGAACCTGCCGATGCTCGCCCGCCGTGCCGATCCGGCCTCCGCGTCCTGGGAGGAGGTCACCGCGCTGGAGTTCCGCAACCAGGTCGTCGACCTGGCCAAGGGGCTGGTCGCCTCCGGGCTGTCCCCGGGCAGCCGTGTGGCGATCATGGCGCGGACCCGTTACGAGTGGACGGTCCTGTGCTACGCGCTGTGGACCGTGGGTGCCGAGGTCGTCCCCATCTATCCGACCTCCTCGCGGGAGCAGGTGGAGTGGATCCTCAGGGACTCCGGGTGCGTTGCCGTAGTGGTCGAGGACGAGCAGAGTGTGATGACCGTCGGGTCCGTGTGCGCCGCGCTGCCGCGGCTGCGGCACGTCTGGCAACTGGACTCGGGTGCGCTGGACCAGCTGGTGGCGCGCGGCGAGTACATACCGCCGGCCACGGTCGACTCGTTGCGCAGGATCGTGCTGCCGGACTCCACGGCGGTGATCGCCTACACGTCCGGTACCTCGGGGCAGGCCATGGGGTGCGCGCTGAGCCACCGCAATCTGGCCGCCCCCTGCGACACCCTGCTGGAGGGCTGGTCCCGGACCGCGGCGGAGCCGGGTGAGCAGGGCGTGGTCCTCGCCTTCCTGCCGTTCTCCCATGTGTACGGGCTGATGATCCAGGGGCTGTGCGTACGGGGCGGCCTGCTGATGGGGCACGAGCCCGATCTCGGCTCGGAGGCCCTGTCCTTGGCCCTGCGCACCCTGCGGCCCACCTATCTGTACGCGGTCCCCTCGCTGCTGGAGAAGATCTACAAGAACTTTCTGCGCGCCTCGCAGCAGGCGGGCCGCGGGGCTCTGTTCGAGCGGGCCGCCGATACGGCCCGTGACTTCGCCGCCGCCGTGGAGCGGCAGCGGCTGGGCCGTGGTTCGGGGCCCGGCCTCGACCTGCGGGTGCAGCACGCCCTGTACGAGCGGACGGTGTACCGCAGGCTGCGGGCCGCGCTGGGCGGCCGGGTGCGCAGGGCCACCTCGGGCGGCTCGACACTCAGCCGTGATCTGTCCCTCTTCTACGAGGGCATCGGCATCTACGTCCACGACGGCTACGGGCTCACCGAGACCAGCGGTGGAGTGACGATGCAACCGCTCGGCCGGGAGAAGTCCGGCACCGTCGGACGGGCGCTGCCGGGCAACGAGATCCGGGTCGCCGACGACGGGGAGATCCTGGTGCGCGGGCCGTCGGTGTTCCAGGGCTATGCGGGCGACGAGGCCGCCACCCTGACCGCGCTGGCCGGTGGCTGGCTGGCCACGGGGGACATCGGCCGACTGGACTCGGAGGGTTACCTGACGATCACCGGTCGCAAGAAGGACATCATCATCACCAGCAGCGGCAAAAGTGTCGCGCCCGCGGCCCTGGAGCAGCGGCTGCGGATGCATCCACTCGTCCACCAGGCCGTCGTGGTGGGGGACGACCGGCCCTGTGTGGGGGCTCTGATCACGCTGGACCCGGAGTTCCTCACGCACTGGCGCGGGGCACTTTCGATGCCGGGCGACGCGCCCACACGCGAGGCCCGGGAGGAGAACGCGTTGCGTGAGGAGATCGCGAGGGCGGTCACCGCGGCGAACAGCAGTGTGTCCCGTTCGGAGTCGATCCGGGTGTTCCGGGTGCTGCCGGAGCCGTTCGACGTGACCAACGGGCTGCTGACGCCGTCGATGAAGCTGCGCCGGGACGAGATCGTACAGCGCTACGCCTTGGAGATCGACGCGATGTACCACTCCCGTTCGCGTCCGGAGCGGGAGCCGCTGCCGGAGGAGCCGTCGGTCTGGGACGACTCGGACAACGTCTTCCGCTGA
- a CDS encoding ATP-binding protein: MASEPHRDNSLAAEEITERVVGFAGELRDVTDARLVAEEFLLDLARISPPTAPEHWDDILLVVTELAANAVQYAPGPFRLRLRRTFDGVHVVMHDTSTTEPAPRPFRPSRGGGGIGWHLIHTLCDQVSVVGAADGKDIHVFLPW; encoded by the coding sequence ATGGCATCCGAGCCGCACAGGGACAATTCACTGGCCGCAGAGGAGATCACCGAACGCGTCGTCGGTTTCGCCGGGGAGCTGCGCGACGTCACCGACGCACGACTGGTGGCGGAGGAGTTCCTCCTGGACCTGGCCCGCATCTCCCCGCCGACGGCCCCGGAGCACTGGGACGACATCCTCCTGGTGGTCACGGAACTCGCCGCCAACGCGGTCCAGTACGCGCCGGGACCGTTCCGGCTGCGGCTGCGCAGGACGTTCGACGGGGTGCATGTGGTGATGCACGACACGAGTACCACCGAGCCCGCGCCCCGGCCCTTCAGGCCGAGCCGCGGCGGGGGCGGGATCGGCTGGCACCTGATCCACACACTGTGCGATCAGGTCAGCGTGGTCGGCGCCGCCGACGGCAAGGACATCCATGTGTTCCTGCCCTGGTGA
- a CDS encoding PRC-barrel domain-containing protein: MPTDSIWSYAPEPGPAQGQDPDLTGYTVVASDGSTIGHVDRQADHHAMRHLVVDTGVWVFGRSLLVPVGVVAAVDTGDRKITVSCTRPEVKAAPRFRTDSETMDPAYLTTVGDYYWALTRPGPPPEHAPGTPAG, encoded by the coding sequence GTGCCCACGGACAGTATCTGGTCATACGCGCCGGAGCCGGGTCCCGCCCAGGGGCAGGATCCGGACCTCACGGGATACACCGTCGTCGCGAGCGACGGCAGCACCATCGGCCATGTGGACCGGCAGGCCGACCATCACGCCATGCGGCACCTGGTCGTCGACACGGGCGTTTGGGTGTTCGGCCGGAGTCTCCTCGTACCGGTCGGCGTCGTCGCCGCCGTCGACACCGGCGACCGGAAGATCACCGTGTCCTGCACCAGGCCCGAGGTGAAAGCCGCGCCCCGGTTCAGGACCGACAGCGAGACCATGGACCCGGCCTACCTCACGACGGTCGGCGACTACTACTGGGCGCTGACACGGCCCGGGCCCCCGCCCGAGCACGCTCCCGGCACCCCGGCCGGATGA